A portion of the Salarias fasciatus chromosome 15, fSalaFa1.1, whole genome shotgun sequence genome contains these proteins:
- the LOC115402301 gene encoding phospholipase B1, membrane-associated-like, whose protein sequence is MAAIIWQLDFLVHRRPALSRLLQQHSDVNNRIGTQSSLVEQAKEVVSYLRNNRDIDVNQDWKLVLVVLRVDQLCACQQQQAASAVKAAVEEVDEILQLLHSQLKRTIVSVTLWDGELQSSKCSCEETSTEGELRFQRAMLTQALQESLDELLVQKQWYSDRDDFTVTLQDVPLITEPVSLISGQPLSKSGASQHASRLTLRMWTNLLQPTVGQQETENNGEILSLPCPSEDRPFLRTEGNSPSYHRSNDSSSADSLTGTEMPCTDFSPSPSIPTSVHELTPADIKVVAAVGDSLTAGNGIASSQSNILDVLTQYRGLSWSVGGDGNLTTVTTLPNILKYFNPNLTGYSVRTGGATTPDAFFNQAVPGSKSRDVPSQVEALVQRMKADSRINFELDWKVITLFIGGNDMCDHCYNSLLHSVENYRKNVRDSLDYLHKEVPRALVNLVEVLYISPLREMHLETSLNCPTWLVNYMCPCVILPEADSKALQMVEELNRKYQETLHELVESGRYDTSPDFTVVIQPFFRDVVVPRLEDGRPDRSYFSADCFHLSQKAQTLMARSLWNNMLEPLGSKTAKHDFSATVGLKCPTKSSPYISTYINSNYTYSGPSPTPAPVPNFGSEFSCSNLNESDTVPTSVHKLRPADIKVVAALGDYITAGTGSKAPSWNFLNRDYRGVSWSIGGDNTLDTVTTLPNILKKFNPLLKGFSKGTGSNQRAFNMAEAGAKTSDIPGQVQALIEAMRADVEVNFETDWKLVTVFIGGTDLCHYCLDQDNLSPSNYSHNLMLALDILYREVPRVLVNVVEVMEMEVLRPITRNTLACALLPRSSCPCVINPSENSPEFEEIKRINYKYQAEIQNLLSGDRYDGKEDFAVVLQPFLQNSIIPSVGVGEPDTTLFALDCFHMSQRAQEELAIALWNNMLEPVGQKQTYNNFTRDRSKISCPSEASPYIFTKVNSQSSPPVFQTTPPPVLTPEILTLPNPELTTRDANCPETLPVWATVVVGVGSLLG, encoded by the exons ATGGCAGCCATCATATGG CAGCTGGATTTCCTTGTACACAGACGGCCCGCTCTCAGCCGCCTCCTGCAACAG CACTCAGATGTCAACAATCGTATCGGGACTCAAAG CTCACTAGTGGAGCAAGCAAAGGAGGTGGTCTCCTACCTACGTAATAACCGG GATATTGATGTGAATCAAGACTGGAAGTTGGTGCTTGTCGTACTTCGGGTGGATCAGCTCTGCgcctgccagcagcagcag gcCGCATCTGCTGTCAAAGCAGCGGTCGAAGAGGTGGATGagatcctgcagctgctgcactctCAG TTGAAACGGACCATTGTCAGTGTCACTTTATGGGATGGAGAGCTCCAGAGCAG CAAATGTTCATGTGAGGAAACGAGCACTGAAGgggagctcagatttcagaGGGCCATGCTGACTCAAGCTTTGCAG GAGTCGTTGGATGAGCTCTTGGTGCAGAAGCAGTGGTACAGCGACAGAGACGACTTCACCGTGACTCTGCAGGACGTCCCCCTGATCACAGAGCCAGTGTCTTTAATT AGCGGACAGCCTCTCTCCAAGTCCGGAGCTTCACAGCACGCCAGCAGGCTGACCCTGCGGATGTGGACAAACCTG ctGCAGCCCACGGTCGGTCAACAAGAAACAGAGAACAATGGAGAGATCCTCTCACTGCCGTGTCCGAGCGAG GACCGACCCTTCCTCCGGACCGAGGGAAACTCTCCTTCGTATCACCGCAGCAACGATTCTTCTTCCGCCGACTCA CTCACAGGAACTGAGATGCCATGCACTGACTTCAGCCCCTCTCCCTCCATACCCACCTCAG TCCATGAACTGACGCCTGCAGATATCAAAGTTGTGGCTGCTGTGGGAGATTCTTTAACA GCAGGGAACGGCATCGCGTCCAGCCAGTCAAACATCCTGGATGTCCTGACTCAGTACAGAGGTCTATCCTGGAG TGTTGGAGGAGACGGGAACCTCACCACTGTCACCACTCTGCCCA ATatcttgaaatatttcaacccAAACCTGACGGGCTACTCTGTCAGGACGGGAGGAGCCACCACTCCTGACGCCTTCTTCAACCAGGCTGTTCCAGGATCCAAGAGCAG GGACGTACCATCGCAGGTAGAAGCTCTGGTTCAACGGATGAAGGCTGACTCC AGAATCAACTTTGAGCTGGACTGGAAGGTGATCACCCTCTTCATCGGTGGAAATGACATGTGCGACCACTGCTACAACTCA ttgcTCCACTCGGTGGAAAATTATCGCAAAAATGTTCGTGACAGCTTGGATTATCTTCACAAAGAG GTGCCCCGGGCTCTGGTGAACCTGGTGGAGGTTCTCTATATATCACCACTCAGAGAAATGCACTTGGAGACATCACTTAATTGCCCCACCTGGCTGGTCAA TTACATGTGTCCCTGCGTTATCCTGCCAGAGGCCGACTCTAAAGCCCTTCAAATGGTGGAAGAATTGAACAGAAAATATCAG GAAACGCTGCATGAGCTTGTGGAGTCCGGCCGCTATGACACGAGCCCAGATTTCACCGTGGTCATCCAGCCTTTCTTCAGAGACGTGGTCGTCCCCAGACTGGAG GATGGACGTCCGGATCGCTCCTACTTCAGTGCTGACTGTTTCCACCTCAGTCAGAAAGCGCAAACCCTGATGGCTCGCTCACTCTGGAACAACATG ctggaGCCTCTCGGCAGTAAAACAGCAAAACACGATTTCAGTGCAACCGTTGGCTTGAAATGCCCAACCAAG tcTTCACCTTATATTAGCACCTATATAAACAGCAATTACACATATTCTGGACCCAGCCCGACACCTGCACCTGTTCCA aatttTGGAAGTGAATTCTCCTGTTCAAATCTGAATGAATCAGACACTGTGCCAACTTCAG TCCACAAGCTGAGACCAGCAGACATTAAAGTGGTGGCGGCGCTGGGAGACTACATCACA GCAGGCACCGGTTCTAAAGCACCAAGCTGGAATTTCCTGAACCGGGACTACCGAGGAGTATCATGGAG cattggAGGGGACAACACTCTGGACACTGTCACAACACTACCAA acaTTTTAAAGAAGTTCAACCCCCTCCTAAAAGGCTTCTCTAAAGGAACTGGGTCAAACCAGAGGGCCTTCAACATGGCTGAAGCCGGAGCTAAGACTTC AGACATCCCAGGACAAGTCCAAGCTCTTATCGAGGCCATGAGAGCAGACGTG GAGGTGAATTTTGAAACGGACTGGAAACTTGTGACAGTTTTTATCGGAGGAACTGATCTTTGTCACTACTGCTTGGACCAA GATAACCTGTCACCCAGCAACTACAGCCATAACCTCATGCTGGCCTTGGACATACTTTACCGAGAG GTGCCTCGAGTGTTGGTTAATGttgtggaggtgatggagatgGAGGTGTTGAGGCCAATCACCAGGAACACGCTGGCCTGTGCACTCCTGCCAAG GAGCAGTTGTCCCTGTGTGATCAACCCATCGGAAAACTCTCCAGAGTTTGAGGAGATTAAGAGAATTAATTATAAGTACCAG GCTGAGATCCAGAACCTGCTTTCTGGAGACCGCTATGATGGAAAAGAGGACTTTGCTGTTGTACTTCAGCCATTTTTACAAAACTCCATCATCCCTTCTGTTGGT GTAGGTGAGCCGGATACGACTCTGTTCGCTTTGGACTGTTTCCACATGAGTCAGCGGGCACAGGAAGAGTTGGCCATAGCTCTGTGGAATAACATG